Below is a genomic region from Puntigrus tetrazona isolate hp1 unplaced genomic scaffold, ASM1883169v1 S000000283, whole genome shotgun sequence.
TGAAACATACActtgtctcacacacacacacacacacacacacacacacacacacacacacacacacacacacactagctgTATAAAGTGGTAATCTGACTACAACAGGTTCCAGTGCAAACGGTTGTAATTAGGAAACTAATTCTTAGTCCTCAGGTTTCAGATGTTAATGCCGTTATGTACACTGAAGTGAAACGTGTTCACTGTAATCTTTCTAAATTCTTTCAGCTGGCAGAACTAAACATACACAGCAGCATTTGTGTTTTCTGCCCAGGAGGATCGTGCGGTTGTTTCACCAGTTCACTTGAGAAAAGTGtctattaaattaattcattcatatttatataatatacagttcTAAGTGAGCCTATGATGAGTCAATTGAGTTTGAATTTAGTTTATTCATTGACAGAATAGGATATTGTTGTGGATAAACAACTCTGATACTCATTTCCTTTATTTTGACACTTGACAAAATGTCACACTGGATACGAACAcatatttgttataatatagaaatatgtttGAATTCACAATGAACTACAATATTTCGAACAACACACGAATGTCTGTAGTTTATTTCGCTCTTTACCGCCACCTCGTGTTTTAAACGAGTATTCACTCTGCTATCTATCGCCATctgctttttttgctttaatcaTAGGCATTATAGACCAAGCAGACAGTAAGGATTATCACATTAGGTAACCACTATACCCAGGCATGTGAGTAAAGCCGATGCAATAGAAAAGATAATATGGCTGAAAAAAAATCGTTCATATTatcatcaatttaatgcaccaTAAACACTGAGATTTATACTCAAGTCCTGCTTTTGCTCATTATTGAATTAACTGCAGTTTTGATCTATTGGTATGTCAAGTCAAAGGTCAAACTAACAACACTGATCTTTTGCATGTATAAAATAACCTATAGTGTGCTGGGTTTCTATTTCTATGtctgtaataacatttttaatttaaataataatcttcAAAAAGACACATCACAAAAGATTCAAGATTTCCCAGACACTATATGATTTACTCGGTATGTCATGTGAAAATAGagcaaaacaaagacattcacCAATAAGATGCTGTGAATTCACAAACTGTTGTCCAATCCCAGGTCTAAAATTAACCCTccaatcaaaaaaagaaatgtctggtctgtatatatacaaaagaCAAGCACACAGCCTATGGGCTTCCAGGAAGGAATAATCGTGTAAGTGAAAATACCCCAAGTCCTTCCTCTAATCTGCTCTATCCCTTTTATCTGGGGATTCGAAGCAGAGCGAGCAGAAAGTGTTTGAGAGCCACAGAGATGCTGCATATGCTGCGTGATTAACATCCTCAAACCCATCCGGACGCTAGCTATAACAGAAGATGTGCGCTCTGGGCTTCTGGACTTTTTTTGCGTCTGGCCGCATGTTTCGGGTTTTTGCGCTGCTGCTGTTCTGCTTTCCGTTGCTTTGCAGCACTTGTCCTGCTCAATGCAGCTGCTTCTACCACAAACTGAGTGACGGATCGAAGTCAAGGTAAGATTTGACATGGACTGTCATTTAACTAAATGAAACCATCCTGTAGAGAAGTCTCATAAGGATTGTTGTCTGCAGAATATTGACAGGCCAGATTGTCTGTGCTCTTTATTTAGTCGTTGGATTAAcgtgtgtgtgctttttaatCTTCTCTGCTTGTTAGTTCAGACTTCTGCCgttcacacacaaatacaataaataaaatacaatgaatGCAAAATTAGAAATGCAAACTAGTCAAAGAGAAATATGTCATAGCAATATATTTAAGCAAAGTAGAGTATGATAAAATCACAATCAAATATCTCCACAAAAGGTCACTGTGCTTGACCtgtgtgatgtgtttttatAGGAGCGTCTTGTGCAACGATCCCGACCTCGCCGCCATCCCAAACAGCTTTCCCTCGGACACTTCCAAACTCCGCATCGAGAAAACGTCCATCAGCCACGTCGCCAGCGAATCCTTTCATTACCTCAGCAGTCTGGAGTACCTCTGGATATCCTTCAACTCGCTCTCCTCCCTCAGCGCAGAGAGCTTCCGAGGACTTTACACCTTGGATGAATTACGAATGGATGGGAATGTTCTCACTTCTTTTCCGTGGGAATGTTTGATGGACATGCCGAACCTTCGGCTCCTGGATTtgcacaacaacaaaatcagTAGCATCCCCGCTGAAGCAACCATCTACATCAGAAACTTGACCTACCTGGATCTGTCCAGCAACAGTCTGAGCACCGTTCCAGCTGAAGTTCTTACTTCATGGTTCTCTCTGAAACCTCCTCAGGATTCAGAGAATTCCAAAATGATACTGGGTGAGTTAGATTCTGCTGTTTCTGCTCATTTCCATCTCAGTTGTAAAGTCTTAGTCACtgacaaataaagaaaagttgACGGAAGTGTCTGTTTTTTGTGCAGGTCTGCATGACAATCCCTGGCAGTGCGACTGTCGTCTCTTTGACTTGGTGCAGTTCCAAAAGTTACCTTCCTCGTCAGTGGCGTTCATTGATTCTCGTCTACGCTGTGCCGAGCCGGAAAGTCTGTCGGGAGTGCTCTTCTCTGACACCGAGCTCCGTAAGTGTCAGGCTCCCCGCGTTCACACAGCCGTGGCGAGGGTCCGCAGCTCCATAGGAAACAATGTCCTGCTCCGCTGTGGGACTATCGGTGTCCCCGTCCCCGAGCTGTCCTGGAGCCGTGCGGACCGCAAGCCCATGAACGCCTCCGGTACGTTTGTTTTATGTTTCCTTTGGTTTACAGcttttgttaaataaagcaTCCAGGCATAGCTAATGCATCTgctttaataattaaatctgCTACTTGTGTATAAAAAGGGGTCATCGGATGCCCATTTATAGTCTATAACATAGtttggttaaaatttctcaaaaatagtttaaaacatCACTCTATTTACCCAGCTCTGTTCACAGTGATTTTGGTGCATGTCCCTTGAAATGCTAATGAGCTGTGCTGACCACGCCCCTTTCTTTTGTGTTGATGAGCTCTACTGTCCTGCTGCTCTGCTCATTTTTCCATGAACAACCGTGCATAAATCATAACTGGCAACTAATGAAAATCAATAATAGCGGCATTCACAACAGTAGgctcatatttaaattttatttttttataagggTGTGAATGATATGATTTAGCCAATGCACATTTGATTGAAAGCTTGGCAGACTGATGACAAGATGCAAGCAAAAATGTTCTGTTAATTATCGTTGCTCTGcgtgtctgtttttcttcaaagcACAAACTGAATGCCTAATGTTGGTTTGATTGTTTGTGATGcgtgagaaaataaaacattttccctACCTAATGTTGTAGATTTAATGCAGTTCGTCTTCCGACTTGCTCCCTTTATAATCTCTTTAATTAGTGCTGCTGTCAGGAAACCGTTTGAGTGTTCTGGATAGTATTGCGGGGGTGGGTTTAGCAAGCAGGATCTGTGCAGGCTTTACTGTTTTATATCTCTCCGTCACATAACCCCATGTGTGTGATGAGCCATGTATTTCCCTAACGCACCACACAACTTGTAGGCCTATATTTTTCCGCCAAGGGGTGAAAACAAAaacgattatttatttttgataattattattttatttcagttagttgttcaataaatgttgttacttttgtttaattttagtttttcacttatttgatcatttttattttatttcagtttacaaAATCAATTTcgtaaactgaaataaatttcaTCTTCGTTTTCgtcttagtttttttgtttaagaaatGTATGGGAGTAACTTATGTCTgctatattcattattacacCTCAATCACTTTCCAAATTAAGGACTGATGACAGGTCACTCAGGGCGGAGCTAAGGGAAAACACCCAACAATAGTGGGCGGGGACCTGTATTTGTGTGATGTCACAGAATTTGTTATGATTATAAGGGTGTGTACACACtgccaacacacatttatgttcaaacaacatgtaaaagtgaattttgcatctgatgacccctttaagagaGCAGAAAATATACAGGTATGCCGGCAAAATTTGCTGTAATTACTGTACTGCAGAGTTAAGAACTTATATTGAAGTGTTTTTTGCTTGATCTTGCAGTTCAGCAGGAAATCTCTAAAGAGGGCATCATCTGGTCCATTCTCAGCGTTCCTGCTGTGTCATACAGGGATTCAGGCAAATACGTTTGCAGAGCTACTAACTTTGTCGGAAGTGCAGATGCCATTATCTCACTTGTCATTTCTGATACGTGGCAAATCGACGAAGCTGTCGCCAAGAAAAGTCACGGGAAGAAGAATGCTGGCTTCGGCCGAGCGGCGTATCAAGAAAAGCTCATCGCCAGGTACGTGCCTCCGGCCACATCCGCCGCGGTGCCCATCATCGAGCCCCTGAACAGACCCAAAGCCACGGCCTCCATCCAGATCGAAAGCTACAGCATTTCTGAAGGCGTTTCCAGAGCAAAGGGCACGGCGCCGCCTGCAGTGGTCTCCGGAGCGGTCAGCAGAGCGCCAGAGCTTCAGAAGGACGTCTTGAGTAACTTGGAGGCGAATGCGTCGTCTCTGCAGCAGGGCCCGGAGCGCAGAGTTGTTCGCTCAGTCAAAGTGATCGGAGACACGGACCACACAGTGTCGCTGAACTGGCGGGCTCCCACTGCCTCCAACACCACGTCCTTCAGCGTTCTGTACGCCGTCTTCGGGGAGCGTGACATGCGCCGCATCAACGTCGGCCCGGGCAAGAACCGCATCACCATCGAAGGCCTGGTACCCAAAACTAAGTACATCGCCTGCGTGTGCGTGAAGGGCCTCGTACCCAAGAAAGAGCAGTGTGTCATCTTCTCCACGGACGAGGCGGCCAGCGCCAGCGGCACACAGAAGCTCATTAACGTGGTGGTGATCTCAGTGGCCTGCGTGATCGCCGTTCCTCTGACGCTCATCGTCTGCTGTGGAGCACTGAAGCGCAGGCTGCAGAAACTGATGGGCCGGAAGTCCAAAGACATTCAAGACTCGTACGTGACCTTTGAGACTCTGTCTCCTGGCAACAAAGCCAAAGGGCTGGAGGGGGAATATCTGAGTAGACTCAACCCAGACGAGTCCAACCGGCTGCTGTCGGCCCGCTCCAGCGTCGACTCGGAGGCCACAGCCAGAACCGAGGGCCAGCCCAACGAGTACTTCTGCTGACCGGCCTGCTTCAGATGACTCTGTGCCTGACGCACTCTTGGCATGGGCCGGATTACACTTTCCATGTGTTCGAAAGCTTCAGTACATATCAGCTTTGTTCTTTCTCAGCCCGTCAACGGTACAAGCCACCTTAGAGAAAGTCCGGTGTTCAAAAAAGGGAAAATTGTCACACAAGAgtgaaataataatgtttgtattttttatttttgtcatgcaCTTTTCCAATGGTATGTTTATCATTGATTCATTTATCATGCATATTCTGCAATGGAAAGTCTCTGTCCAACACATAATACCCATCTGTATAATATAGAAGGCGAAGTGTTATGTAAGCGTGGagtgttattttttgtttggaCAATATGCATGCTTaatcattttcctttttacttGTTCTTCTTTATACTGTTATCTTGTCACAGTGTACTGGGGCAACTGTTTTCCACTCTTAAACCTTAAAACTGTGCTTATAATCTGTCATATCAGGAAAATGTTGATGTCTGTActtattaaacatgttttaaaatataactgaataaaaccattttttatatGGTTTCTTTTCTCTTaatatttcctttttgtttatGAAGAGATAAAGACACCTTAGCTGTGCTATTCCTAGTTTGTCAGAATGTTCAAAGCGATATTTAGAAACTTCCAAACAAGTTTGAGCTTTAAGGATAATAGGATTTACCCCACTGAACCACTGAACTACTGTCAGTCGTGCAAAGCTCCTCGAGTCTGCTGTAAATGTGGACCTACATTgcaatgtatttgtgtatgtgacATTTGACAACTGAGATCCCACATTTAATTCTGTACTGAAGATATTTACATAATAGAAGTAATTCATATTTCTTCACcgatgttttgttgtttttcttataACTGTTTTCAGTAATCTATTCACAGTAAAGCGTTCTGTTGAAGCTTAATTTACTCCCTGAAAAAACGTGTCAGGttagtttaaatgtaataagCTTAACGTCATCAGGACTATAGATAAACTGCTCCTCAAGCCGTCTTCTGAACACTGTGGCCATCATATTCTTGTTCTGTTCTGTCAGTTTTGTCAGAGTTCTGTGGGATCCGTGTCTCAGACTGGATGCTCCTGATCTGACCAAGGCTCCTATCTTTAGTTTAGGCTGGTGGAATCACTCTATAAATAACCCAGTAATTCGCTCTCTAGATTGATTCAGCTTTGTTAGGTTGTTTTACTGTAACCACAGAGCAAGCTggttctttttctttatttactgaTCTTTCCATAGGAAGGATCCCGCAAAATATTCCTGAGAATTTTGCAAAAGTCTTTATTATAAGATCAGATTTAACTGAAATCCCACAAGTTCCATTCTGTACAGTCAAGGCCTTGACATTTCTATGGCTAAAAAAGCTTCTCTGAAAAGCATTCTTTTTTCCGAGACGCCGGTGATGAAGAAAACAGCACTGCCAGCTATAGACCGCATGTTAATATACATCAGAGACAGATATTCTGTGGTTCTTTATAAACAGAAGCAAACACTGATTACACATTTTCACTGAGAGGGTTTtcttgcattgtttttaaatgttataaaatgtcaaataatcaAGGTTAGTGGGAgtcattgttttctttaatgtaaTGTGGTCATAAAAACAAGATATATTAATAGAAAAGCTCCTCTCAAGATATACTATACTACAGCTTTTTAGGAATCTGGGTTAGAGTccaaataacattatttttgaacaacattattttttgtaaaaaaaaatgctgtaaaaagcTCAGATCTTACTAGTATCGCAGCACTGCAAATATtcttatatttctattataaataGCTAGTTTTACTTCATTCAAGTTGGCTTCAGTAATAATGTTTggtaaatgaatattaaaaacaatgaataatagGACAATGACATGAGTctcttttaatttctttagataacacttttaaaaatgttttatttctaaagcaCAGACTTGATATGATGATTCCTAATGAACACATTTAACATTCAGAAATGCCTTACAGCAAATAGCACATGGATGTTCATCTGCTCTCTTTCTCAGAAAATGTACAGGAAAAttcaaaaactttcaaaatatcAGTGAAAAActctttataaaacaataattacaataataaaaaaaaggtttgacaGCAGTAACTACAAATGAGAGTCCAATGTCCATACAGTCTGCAGACTTTTACCAAAGATCCTCAAGGCTGAAGAAATACAGTCAGACACAAAGTACATGCAATATCACATAAATAATCAGTAGAAATCAGAAAGGGTTGTTACAAGTTCTTCTAACATTCATGGTTAGATTCAGATTAAATTGAAGGAAACCTAAAGATGGCAGTATGGTGCTAATTATGAGATTACAGTGGAGTTTGCTTTACTTTTGCAGATCTATAACTAATGCATAAATGGGTCTAAGAAGCACAGCAAGGCCAAGGAGCTTGAGGTGAACATTACTGAAATAAAGAGCATCAAGTAGCTGCTTTCtgtttacaaacacacatggTATGTGCATATACCAGCATTGGCAAGTTTCTTAGCATTTTTAAGGTATTTTTTCTTGTAAGAATACCAGCCAGATCTTAAATGACTGTACTGCATGTTGAAAAACACTTCGGGTATACCAGACTGCCActtcaaaaacactttaaaaacaaaaaaaagcagcattctTCTCAGCAAATTGTTTGCAGCATCAAATGTCCAGCGGtccataaaaacacacatgttGGTATCCACCTCTCACACCGGTCATTGTGTCAGTAATAGTAGCCTTGATTTGCCTCATTGATTTTCTGTTCTATTCTCATTTTAAGCTCGGACACAAGAGCGGAGCTGATGCCACTGCCATCTTTGTTCTGTCCAGATCTCTGGGCGGCGTCAGTGGTTTGTCTGGTCCTCCAGCTGGAGCTGCGGCTGGTGTTCCTGGAGGCCAGCGATCCGGACACAGTGGGCACTGACCGCAGCCACTCGCTGGGCCGGGAGTGGACCGGAGGCGGAGGCGGGAGGACCGGAGCGCTGGGGGTCAGAGGCTCTGCTCTGCTGGAGCTCGTCTCATCATCAGTCAAGAACTTCCCAAATTTCTGATCGCTACGTCCAGACCAGAGCCTGAAGGTCCAGCGCTGAGGCTCTTTGGGCCTTCTGCGAATGATGCGGCGTGCCGGCGTGATCCTGTTAGACTTTGTGTTGCGAAAGTACATGATCGTGGAGATCATAACTGTCACCAAAACCATCACGGTAATAATGCTGACAGCCAGGCCAAGAGCTTTCACTGGATTGTCTCGGCTCTGCATTAGAAAAGCAGCCATGGGCCCTTTGAGACGattctaaaaaaacacaaaaagtctaaataactttcattttcttcacaTGAAGAACATGGACTACATGAATGAAAAATTACTATGGATGAACTATAAAATACTCTATTACATTGATCTAAACaagtttcatgtttttatacCCAGAAATTCATATCATAATTCAAAGTACTTGTGTTTCTTTGGACACTATGGTAGTAACAATGGTATTCTccccaaacaaataaacaatgctCTTTAGAAGCTGCCCGTTCATCTCACCGCATCCGTGATGTCTATTTTCACAACCGCCGTTGTGCTGAAGGATGGAGAGCCTCGATCACGAGCCTGGACCACCACAGACCACCGGCAGTCTTTCTGTTTGGTGATGTTCTGCACGATCTCCATAGACTTGATGTACGGTTTGAGCTTAATCTCTCCTGTGGAGGTGTTAATGTCGAAAATGTTGTCTGGATCGGCTTTCATGATGGAATATTCAATCAAGTTATTGGGTTCCTCTGCGTCCTCATCCACAGcctgaaaacaaaccaaaatcaGATtcaaataatatcataatattcaCAGTCGCACCATGAGTGAGGATATTGTTGAGTCAGATTGCTCACAGATGCAGAACTTTAAGCTGGTTGTGGGATCATGGGAGTTCATGCCATCAGGCTCAATGTGAgatttggtttttaaatattgctctAATCTACTGGGATGTAAGACAGATGGCTGTCCAAAAAATAGGAGTTTTGTCGGATAACACAAACCTCTATTTTCACTGGTGCCCCAATGATCATGGTCTTCTCTAGGAAGTTTTGGTTGAATTCTGGTGGGTGGTCATTTTGATCCAGCACCGTCACAA
It encodes:
- the lrit1b gene encoding leucine-rich repeat, immunoglobulin-like domain and transmembrane domain-containing protein 1b, producing the protein MCALGFWTFFASGRMFRVFALLLFCFPLLCSTCPAQCSCFYHKLSDGSKSRSVLCNDPDLAAIPNSFPSDTSKLRIEKTSISHVASESFHYLSSLEYLWISFNSLSSLSAESFRGLYTLDELRMDGNVLTSFPWECLMDMPNLRLLDLHNNKISSIPAEATIYIRNLTYLDLSSNSLSTVPAEVLTSWFSLKPPQDSENSKMILGLHDNPWQCDCRLFDLVQFQKLPSSSVAFIDSRLRCAEPESLSGVLFSDTELRKCQAPRVHTAVARVRSSIGNNVLLRCGTIGVPVPELSWSRADRKPMNASVQQEISKEGIIWSILSVPAVSYRDSGKYVCRATNFVGSADAIISLVISDTWQIDEAVAKKSHGKKNAGFGRAAYQEKLIARYVPPATSAAVPIIEPLNRPKATASIQIESYSISEGVSRAKGTAPPAVVSGAVSRAPELQKDVLSNLEANASSLQQGPERRVVRSVKVIGDTDHTVSLNWRAPTASNTTSFSVLYAVFGERDMRRINVGPGKNRITIEGLVPKTKYIACVCVKGLVPKKEQCVIFSTDEAASASGTQKLINVVVISVACVIAVPLTLIVCCGALKRRLQKLMGRKSKDIQDSYVTFETLSPGNKAKGLEGEYLSRLNPDESNRLLSARSSVDSEATARTEGQPNEYFC